From one Amycolatopsis sp. FDAARGOS 1241 genomic stretch:
- a CDS encoding DUF5946 family protein, producing the protein MTRCPECGALAHTHSCEELFHTVLALDHSRRPPWGPLHGVTVSCFLLQHPSRLPAPRRLPCWEILHTYLGEGVFATARLTERSRRANSHRNAGSAPADTVPDVPTPSATPSPTSFSVTITDVAQDGTFPADGFPERVTAWAKATVTAWRALVIA; encoded by the coding sequence GTGACACGCTGTCCCGAATGCGGAGCCCTCGCGCACACCCATTCGTGTGAAGAGCTCTTCCACACGGTGCTCGCGCTCGACCACTCCCGGCGCCCGCCATGGGGCCCCCTGCACGGGGTCACGGTCTCGTGCTTCCTGCTCCAGCATCCCAGCCGCCTGCCCGCGCCCAGGCGGCTCCCCTGCTGGGAGATCTTGCACACTTACCTCGGCGAAGGCGTCTTTGCCACCGCACGGCTCACCGAGCGGTCCCGCCGCGCCAACTCCCACCGCAACGCCGGTTCGGCACCGGCGGACACCGTGCCCGACGTGCCAACCCCGTCCGCTACTCCGTCACCCACCTCATTCAGTGTCACCATCACCGACGTCGCCCAAGACGGCACATTCCCCGCCGACGGCTTCCCTGAACGCGTCACCGCCTGGGCCAAGGCCACTGTCACCGCATGGCGCGCGCTTGTCATTGCGTAG
- a CDS encoding ABC transporter permease: MLRYALRRIPSMLLTLFLASVAIFGLTRLVPGSTVTAIAGSNATPATIQAITRDLGLDRPLPEQYWRWLHGLLTGDLQRSAVLGQPIGQLIARGLGATVELTVAAAVLAALLAFVLGVLGATSRRAFVRGAARSVMTFALAVPPYVSGTALIVVFGVLVPVFPVGGRVSLLQDPELGWQYLVLPALCLALPVSAVLGRFLADGLDQAFTEDFTRTATALGVRRGRLITVHALPNALPPVLTVAGIQLGNLLAGSAIVEALFAWPGVGQLLIQAITNHDYLLVQDLLLIAVTAFLVLQLLTDLGQAGLDQRTRLGGRS, translated from the coding sequence ATGCTCCGCTACGCGCTGCGGCGCATACCGTCCATGCTCCTGACCCTGTTCCTCGCCTCGGTGGCGATCTTCGGCCTGACCCGCCTGGTGCCGGGCAGCACCGTGACGGCCATCGCGGGCTCCAACGCCACCCCCGCCACGATCCAGGCCATCACCCGCGACCTCGGACTCGACCGGCCGCTGCCGGAGCAGTACTGGCGCTGGCTGCACGGCCTGCTGACCGGCGACCTGCAACGGTCGGCGGTGCTCGGCCAGCCGATCGGGCAACTCATCGCAAGGGGGCTCGGCGCCACCGTGGAGCTCACCGTGGCAGCCGCCGTCCTCGCCGCGCTGCTCGCGTTCGTGCTCGGCGTGCTGGGTGCCACGAGCCGTCGGGCGTTCGTGCGAGGCGCCGCACGCTCGGTGATGACGTTCGCGCTGGCTGTGCCGCCGTACGTGTCGGGCACCGCGCTGATCGTGGTCTTCGGAGTGCTGGTGCCGGTGTTCCCGGTCGGCGGCCGGGTCTCCCTGCTGCAGGACCCGGAACTGGGCTGGCAGTACCTCGTGCTGCCGGCGCTGTGCCTGGCGCTGCCGGTGTCGGCCGTGCTCGGCCGGTTCCTGGCCGACGGGCTCGACCAGGCGTTCACCGAGGACTTCACCCGCACCGCGACCGCACTGGGCGTGCGGCGTGGGCGGCTGATCACGGTGCACGCGCTGCCGAACGCCTTACCGCCAGTGCTCACCGTCGCCGGGATCCAGCTGGGCAACCTGCTCGCCGGCTCGGCGATCGTCGAAGCACTGTTCGCGTGGCCCGGCGTCGGCCAGCTGCTGATCCAGGCCATCACCAACCACGACTACCTGCTCGTGCAGGACCTGCTCCTGATCGCCGTCACCGCGTTCCTGGTCCTGCAGCTGCTGACCGACCTCGGTCAGGCCGGGCTCGATCAGCGGACCAGGCTGGGAGGCCGATCATGA
- a CDS encoding ABC transporter permease: MTVLAVAVPAQRRTGVLHSARARVALGVIVVLGLAGAFAGLLSPEDPRAQTAQLLTGPSGAHWLGTDELGRDLLSRVLHGIQVDLVVGVAGVAVAGLLGVLAAVLSARWAAADVVAQRVIDVLLAFPSLILAVAVAAVLGTGMVSITVAIVLSQAPICCRVVRAGLLAQRDRDYAVAARLSGVGPWRVLLRHLLPTALDALVVQLVLSLSTAVFLEGGMSFVGIGVRPPDPSLGNILQESVQYLTVRPSFVVGPLVAITALVLGFTVLGDALNNAARQGGSQT, from the coding sequence ATGACCGTACTCGCCGTGGCGGTCCCCGCGCAGCGCCGCACGGGGGTGCTGCATTCGGCTCGCGCCCGGGTGGCGCTGGGCGTGATCGTGGTGCTCGGGCTGGCCGGGGCCTTCGCCGGGCTGCTGTCCCCCGAGGACCCGCGCGCCCAGACTGCGCAGCTGCTCACCGGGCCGAGCGGCGCGCACTGGCTCGGCACCGACGAGCTCGGCCGCGACCTGCTTTCCCGGGTCCTGCACGGTATCCAGGTCGACCTGGTCGTGGGCGTCGCCGGGGTCGCCGTGGCCGGACTGCTCGGCGTGCTCGCCGCGGTGCTCTCGGCCCGCTGGGCGGCGGCCGACGTGGTGGCGCAACGGGTCATCGACGTGCTGCTGGCCTTCCCGTCGCTGATCCTGGCCGTCGCCGTGGCCGCCGTGCTCGGGACGGGCATGGTGTCGATCACGGTGGCGATCGTGCTGTCGCAGGCGCCGATCTGCTGCCGGGTGGTGCGCGCCGGCCTGCTGGCGCAACGCGATCGCGACTACGCCGTGGCCGCGCGGCTGTCGGGTGTCGGCCCGTGGCGGGTGTTGTTGCGCCACCTCCTGCCCACTGCGTTGGACGCGCTGGTGGTGCAGCTGGTGCTGTCGCTGTCGACGGCCGTGTTCCTCGAAGGCGGAATGAGTTTCGTCGGCATCGGCGTGCGCCCGCCGGACCCATCGCTGGGCAACATCCTGCAGGAATCCGTGCAGTACCTGACTGTGCGGCCGAGTTTCGTCGTCGGGCCGCTGGTCGCCATCACCGCGCTGGTGCTCGGGTTCACCGTGCTCGGCGACGCGCTCAACAACGCGGCACGACAAGGCGGGAGCCAGACATGA
- a CDS encoding VOC family protein, with translation MKSRAAGMWWGTAIEAPNPGLLARFYAELLGWQVVHEEPSAAIVAASAQGPFFVCQKAEGYRAPTWPPVEGEQRPMIHFDFQVGDLAEAVDEAVALGATVAGSQPRENVRVLFDPAGHPFCLVFDAG, from the coding sequence ATGAAATCTCGTGCTGCTGGAATGTGGTGGGGCACAGCCATCGAAGCGCCGAACCCAGGTTTGCTCGCCAGGTTCTACGCTGAGCTTCTCGGCTGGCAGGTCGTCCACGAGGAGCCGAGCGCGGCGATCGTCGCCGCGTCTGCCCAAGGCCCGTTTTTCGTGTGCCAGAAGGCGGAGGGCTATCGGGCCCCGACCTGGCCTCCGGTCGAGGGTGAACAACGGCCGATGATCCACTTCGATTTCCAGGTCGGTGACCTTGCCGAGGCGGTCGATGAGGCGGTCGCGCTGGGTGCCACTGTGGCGGGGTCCCAGCCGCGGGAGAACGTGCGGGTGCTGTTCGATCCGGCCGGTCACCCCTTTTGCCTGGTCTTCGACGCGGGATGA
- a CDS encoding ABC transporter substrate-binding protein, translating into MQRRLVNRRRVLSAALGTGAVLATSGCRWAATGSADAGGSDVLRIAQLADIAPKSMLSQNPNDFALTRLVFDPLTEYDHHTLQPRPALATAWEWSDAGRTLTLQLREDVTFHTGRPFTAEDVAASIHAIQDPARSSQLATTAALVTDLSPQGAHRIALRLSKPAGNLFDLFELMPIVDRETLADLASGKQIVGTGPFRFAKWTPGDSVEFTRNPRYWKPGLPHLSGVQIRTIPQLQSLVASLRTGQSHLVPGLSPVDLLGLAGDDRFATTFTDTSDNAWYLGCNLRVAPLDRAEFRQALAYGIDRARIREVVFRGAGTVTSLPWPVSSPAYRADLAAHYAHDPARARELLAAAGGPGARLQLAYNSSLPATGYMAQLIQYDLGGLGVDIELLPLLGNDFGTRLSSGDLPALWLNSHGFAQLNPASLVTGAAPFRYTKNTSGFTDPAYGAAAVQAWTTTGTAARQAYDELSRILLDQQFVISMVNTGATMTATTRLHGLTWTMFDFLVLDQARLG; encoded by the coding sequence GTGCAACGCAGGCTCGTGAACCGGCGCCGCGTGCTGTCCGCGGCGCTCGGCACAGGGGCGGTGCTCGCGACAAGCGGGTGCCGGTGGGCGGCGACAGGATCGGCTGACGCGGGCGGGTCGGACGTGCTCCGGATAGCGCAGCTGGCCGACATCGCCCCCAAGAGCATGCTCAGCCAGAATCCCAACGACTTCGCGCTCACGCGCCTCGTCTTCGACCCGCTCACCGAGTACGACCACCACACGCTGCAGCCGCGCCCAGCGCTGGCGACGGCCTGGGAATGGTCCGACGCCGGGCGCACCCTCACGCTGCAGCTGCGCGAGGACGTCACGTTCCACACAGGGCGGCCGTTCACCGCCGAAGACGTCGCCGCGTCGATCCACGCCATCCAAGACCCGGCACGCTCTTCGCAGCTGGCCACCACCGCGGCGCTCGTCACGGACCTGAGCCCGCAGGGCGCGCACCGGATCGCACTGCGGCTGAGCAAGCCGGCGGGGAACCTGTTCGACTTGTTCGAGCTGATGCCGATCGTCGACCGCGAGACCTTGGCGGACTTGGCCAGTGGCAAGCAGATCGTGGGCACCGGACCGTTCCGGTTCGCGAAGTGGACGCCCGGCGATTCGGTCGAGTTCACCCGCAACCCTCGGTACTGGAAACCGGGTCTGCCGCACCTGTCCGGAGTGCAGATCCGCACCATTCCGCAGCTTCAGTCCCTCGTGGCCTCGTTGCGCACCGGTCAGAGCCACCTCGTGCCCGGGCTGAGCCCCGTCGACCTGCTGGGCCTCGCCGGGGACGACCGGTTCGCCACCACATTCACCGACACGTCCGACAACGCGTGGTACCTCGGCTGCAACCTGCGGGTCGCGCCGCTCGACCGGGCGGAGTTCCGGCAGGCGTTGGCCTACGGCATCGACCGGGCCCGCATCCGCGAAGTCGTGTTCCGCGGCGCGGGCACGGTCACCAGCCTGCCGTGGCCGGTGAGCTCGCCCGCCTACCGCGCCGACCTGGCCGCCCATTACGCCCACGACCCCGCCCGGGCCCGCGAACTCCTGGCAGCGGCCGGCGGACCGGGCGCCCGGCTGCAGCTGGCGTACAACTCGTCGCTGCCCGCCACGGGCTACATGGCCCAGCTGATCCAGTACGACCTCGGCGGGCTGGGTGTCGACATCGAGCTCCTCCCCTTGCTGGGCAACGACTTCGGCACGCGGCTCTCGTCGGGCGACCTCCCCGCGCTGTGGCTCAACTCGCACGGGTTCGCCCAGCTGAACCCCGCTTCGCTGGTCACCGGCGCTGCGCCATTCCGCTACACCAAGAACACCTCCGGGTTCACCGACCCGGCCTACGGTGCCGCCGCCGTCCAGGCCTGGACCACCACCGGAACCGCGGCGCGGCAGGCGTACGACGAGCTGTCGCGGATCCTGCTGGACCAACAGTTCGTGATTTCGATGGTCAACACGGGTGCGACCATGACGGCGACCACGCGGTTGCACGGGCTGACCTGGACCATGTTCGACTTCCTCGTCCTCGACCAGGCCCGGCTGGGGTGA
- a CDS encoding dihydrofolate reductase family protein: protein MRKLILGFYVSVDGKSADADNGIRDVMMAIDDSEQEEYFVDQLWEAGAFLMGRNTFQAIAGFWPTSDHPSARAMNEIPKVVFSRTLTTADEWGETTIVSGDTAEEIAKLKAQPGKDLVAAGGTEFMHSLIKLGVVDEYRLWVLPAVTGRGAALFPELDEAVRLRLVKSTTFPSGVLELRYAPADK, encoded by the coding sequence ATGCGCAAGTTGATCCTGGGATTTTATGTCTCGGTCGACGGCAAAAGCGCCGATGCCGACAACGGAATCCGCGACGTCATGATGGCGATAGACGACTCCGAGCAAGAGGAGTACTTCGTCGACCAGCTGTGGGAAGCCGGGGCCTTCCTCATGGGCCGCAACACCTTCCAGGCCATCGCCGGGTTTTGGCCCACGTCCGACCACCCGTCCGCCAGGGCCATGAACGAGATCCCGAAGGTCGTGTTCTCCCGCACCCTCACCACCGCGGACGAATGGGGTGAAACCACCATCGTGAGCGGCGACACGGCCGAAGAGATCGCCAAGCTCAAAGCCCAGCCGGGCAAAGACCTGGTCGCCGCGGGCGGCACCGAGTTCATGCACTCCCTGATCAAGCTCGGCGTCGTCGACGAGTACCGCCTGTGGGTCCTCCCCGCCGTCACCGGCAGGGGCGCCGCTCTGTTCCCCGAACTCGACGAAGCCGTGCGGTTGCGCCTGGTGAAGAGCACCACCTTCCCGTCCGGAGTGCTCGAACTCCGTTACGCACCGGCCGACAAGTAG
- a CDS encoding TraR/DksA C4-type zinc finger protein — MELVETARSETAQLAAALARQRDEIVASSEFTSGDDEHDPEGATIAFERAQVQALLRQAHDELAALEQAAERVLAGVYEVCERCGGPIAEGRLTALPATRICIACANRM, encoded by the coding sequence ATGGAGTTGGTCGAGACGGCGCGGTCCGAGACCGCGCAGTTGGCTGCGGCGCTGGCACGTCAGCGGGACGAGATCGTGGCGTCGTCGGAGTTCACCAGTGGCGACGATGAGCACGATCCGGAAGGCGCCACGATCGCTTTTGAGCGGGCGCAGGTCCAGGCACTGCTGCGGCAAGCTCACGACGAGCTCGCGGCGCTTGAGCAAGCCGCCGAGCGGGTGCTCGCCGGCGTCTACGAGGTCTGTGAACGCTGCGGCGGCCCTATCGCGGAGGGCCGGCTGACGGCCCTGCCGGCGACGCGGATCTGCATCGCCTGCGCAAACCGAATGTGA